Part of the Candidatus Delongbacteria bacterium genome, TCTGTCCTTTCTGGATTTCTACTGGAACAAGGCTTCCGACGGGCAGTTGCGCGTCCAGGGTGAGGTGTGGCCCCAGCACCCCGATTCGGCCTACCATCTGCCCAAACAGATGTGGCAGTACAACTGGAACATGAGCCGCGAGAAGACTGACGAGCAGCTGATCCAGCTCTTCCGCGATGCCTGGGCGGTCGCCGACGACGATCCGGCACTCGACTTCAGTCGCTTCGACAGTTTCATCGTGTTCCACGCGGGTGTAGGACAGGATTTCGGCGACGACCAGACTCCCCACGACATTCCTTCGGCCTGGGTCTCGCCCCGGGATCTGGGCCAACCCATCGCCTGCAGCGACGGGGTCGCCGGTGCGCTGACCCTGATCGACAATGGGCTGCTGCTGCCCGAGAGCGAGAATCACGAGAACTTCCAGCAGGGGCTGGCGGGCACCATGGTGCTCCAGTTCGCCCACGTGCTGGGGCTGCCCAACCTCTACAACAGCCAGGATGGCAGCAGCGTGATCGGCAAGTGGGGTCTCATGGACCAGGGCAGCGCCAACTTCCGGGGCCTGGTGCCCGCGCTGCCCTCGGCCTTCTCGCGCACCCTGATGGGCTGGGAGCAGCCCGTGGTGCTGGCACACGACACCACCGGCGTGCTGATCACGCCCGCCGGACTGGATGGAGCCCATCCCCGCGTCTACAAGGTTCCCCTCAGCGAGACTGAGCACTTGCTGCTGGAGTACCGCCTGCGCGATGCCGATGGCGACAGTCTGGTGCTGGGCCAGGACCGCGCCGGCAATGTGGTGCGCATGGATGAGCGCTACGAACTGAGTTTTCCCGGCGACAGCGCGGGCGTGATCGTGAGCGTGAACGATCTGGACTACGACCTGCCCGGCAGCGGTCTGCTGATCTGGCATGTGGACGAGCGGCGCACCACGGCCGACTACGTCAGCGGCAACCGCGTGAACGACGATCCGGACCCGCTGAACGGTTACGGTTTTCCCGGTGTCGACCTGGAAGAGGGCGACGGCATCCAGGACATCGGTCAGCCCTACGGCCTGCTGGATTCGCGCCGCGGAGTGGAACTGGGCAGCTCGCGTGATTCATGGTACTCCAACAACCGCGACTGGCGGCGGGTCAACCCGGATCTGGGCGAGGTTGAGTACAGCTGGCAGAGCGAACCCTCCAGTCAGACCAACGATGGCCGGATCAGCGGGGTGCGCATCCACGGATTCAGCGCACGCGACGGCAGCGAGAATTCCGACTCGCTGCAGTTCAGTCTGAGCTTCGATTACCGGCCGGCCATCCACGGGCTCGCGCTGTGTCCGCCCTCGGATTCGTCCAGCGTGACCCTGTTGGATCTGGACGGTCTGGCGAGCGTGTTCTGCGCGCTCCAGCCGGACGGCATGCTCTACTCCCGCCTGCTGGATGGAGCGTTGACCCAGTACAGCACCGCCAACGGATACGAAAGCCTGTTGCCCGCCTCGGGCAGTGGGCCGTTTCGCGGAATCTGGCTCGGGCCACCCACAAGTGGCGACTGGCCCGCTCTCTGGGCACTGCGCGGCGATGTGTTCCACAGGTACGAGGTGGAAGTCAGCAGTCTGCCCGAGGCCCGCTATGTCCAGGTGGATTTCCACGATCCCTTCACCCAGGTGGATCGAGTACTGCTCGTCTCCCGCAGCCAGCCGCTGATCTGGTATCAGAGTGGACGCCAGCTCTACATGGGCAACACGGAAACAGGCGATCGCACCCTGATCTTCAATGATCTCGACCCCGACGCTCCCGTGGTACGAAGCGACGATGCCAGCACGGAGCTCCATTGGATAAGCGGAGGTCTGTTTCAGGACTGGAATGCTCCCGCGGGTGCGGGACTCTGGGGTCTGGGCCAGGCCGGACGCATTCTGTATCACGACCGCGCCGGGTTCCGGATCGTTCAGGACCGGGAGAGCCAACTGCTTGTGGAGCAGCCCAATCAAGGGGTCTGGCCGTTGCAGGCGGGGCAGGATGAAACTCTGGAAGTGCTGCTGCTGGATCTTGACGGCCGACTGCGCACCTACAACGCCAATGGCGCCGAGATCGCACGCAGCCCGGTGCTGGAATCGGCAGGTGCTCGCGTGCTGCCCGCAAGCTGGCTGAATACGGGCCTTGCCGCGGCGGTCACCCTGTTCGGCGATGGCAGGCTGCAGCGCCTGAATCCCGATGGAGCAGCCGATCCCGACTGGCCGCGCGTGATGGCGCCCCTCGTGGGGGATCTTTGCGCCAGCCCGCGTCTGGGGTTGTATCTGGGAGTGCGCGCCGATGGCCGCATCGAGGCCTGGGAAGGTGCTCCCGACAACCTGCTGCTCAGCAGCACGGGGGGCCCACGGGTCGTCGAGAGTCTGGGACAGCCCGAAAGCACGCCGTCGGTCGCCCAGGTCGAGAATCCGGTATACATCTGGCCCAGTCCTGCCGGCACCCGGGCCAACCTGCGCGTGGATTCTCCCGGTGCCGCCGATCTGGTGATGCGCGTCTACGATCTGGCCGGCGACCTGCGCCAGACCGTGACCGCCCGGATCGGTCAGGCGGGATACACCGACATCCTCTGGGATACCCGTGGCCTGGCCAATGGTCCCTACCTCTGTGCCGTGGAACTGACACCCGACCAGGGCAACGCGGTGCACACACTGCTGAAATGCGCGGTGCTGCGATGAAGGGACATGCCGTGATTCTGGCCTTGCTGCTCAGCCTGCTGACCCTGGGTGCCCAGGCCCAGCCCGTTCCCTACAACCATCCGGAACTGGAATGGCGCACCATCGAGATGGAACACGTGGACGTGCACTTCCATCAGGGCGAGGAAGAGCTGGCGCTGGTGGTCTGCGACGTGATGGAAGACATCTGGGGCCCCGTGACCGAGCTCTACGACTATGTGCCCGATACCAAGGTGCACATCGTCTTTCACGACACGGACGACTACTCCAATGGTGGGGCGTACTACTACAACAACAAGATCATGATCTGGGCCACCAGCCTGGACTTCGATCTGCGCGGCGAGCACAACTGGCTGCGCAACGTGCTGACCCACGAATTCACCCACATCATCCAGCTGGGGGCATCGCGCAAGTTCTCGCGCCGGATGCCGGCCGCCTACGTGCAGGTGATGGATTACGAGGAAGAAAAGCGCGAGGACGTGCTCTACGGCTTTCCCAATGTGGTGGCCAGTTATCCCTTCCCGGGCACTCTGGTGCCGCTCTGGTTCGCCGAAGGCACGGCCCAGAACATGGTGCAGGGCCTGAACTACGACTGGTGGGACAGCAACCGTGACATGGTGCTGCGCGACAGGGTCAGCCACAACACACTGTACGCCTGGCACGAGATGGAAGCCTTCGACAAGAACACGGTGGGCGGCGAAAGCGTCTACAACATGGGCTTCAACTTCGTGCACTGGCTGCGCGAGCGCTTTGGGTCCGAATCACTGAAGGCAATCTCGAACGCCATGGCCAAACCCACGCGAGTCTCGATGGACCGGGCGATGGAGGAGGCTCTGGGTGTGCCGGGCAAGCAGCTCTATCAGGAGTGGCGGGACGGACTGGTCAGCCACTATGACAGTCTGCTGACCGTGATCCGGGCCAACGAAGTCAACGGTCGCCGGATCTCCGACTCCGAAGCGGTCGAGCAGGGCAAGGACCACGGCCCCGACGGCAGCTGGGAACTGATCGGCGCTCCCACTGGATTCACGGGCGCCGGACATTCACATGGTCCGGCCGGCGGCGCTCCCTTCTGCTGCAATTTCCTCAACCCGGACGTGGACACGCCCGCCGACCATCTGGGCCCCACCAACAATCTCTACCCGCGGGTCGCGCCGGACGGCAAGTACGTGTATTACCTGTCCAATGGCGATGCGGAGTACCTGGGCATCACGGCCCTCTGGCGCTACGACCGCCAGACCGGTGAGCGCAAGAAGCTCCTGGGCGGCGTGCGGGGCGGATTCACCATCGATCCGGAAGGGCGTTTCGCGGTGGTCTGCAAGCGCGGCAAGCCCGACGCCGAAGGCAGCCACTTCAACGACCTGTTCATCTATTGGTTCGAGGAAGAGCTGGAACGCCCGCTGACCGAGCACCAGCGTCTGAGCCAGCCTGACCTTTCCCCCGATGGCAGGACCCTGGTGGCCGTGCGCAATTCGGGCGGACACACCACCCTGATGACCCTGGCCCTGGACAGCAGCCTCACCGACGGGGCGGCGTACAAGAAGCTGCGCAAGGGCAAGCGCAAGCGCCTGCCGACTCTGGTGCCCACAGCCCTGGGCGAACTCCCTTACGGCACACAGGTCTACCAGCCCCGCTTCGCACCCGATGGCCAGACGATCTGGGTGGCCCGTTCGCGCTATGCCAACCGCGATCTCTGGACAGTGGACCTTGCCAGTGGCCAATGGACCGAGCGGCTGGCCACGGTCTTTGACGAACGCTATCCCAGTCCATCGCCCGACGGGCGCTGGTTGTACTACAGCCAGGATCGCACGGGCATCTTCAATGTCTACCGCATGGACCTGCAGGACGGGCACACCGAACTGCTGACCAACACCATCGGCTGCGGCTTCATGCCGGTGGCCAGTGGCGACACGCTGTATTTCGCCTCCTACCAGGACCGAGGTTTCCGCCTGCAGGAACTGGCCGGATTCAAGGCCCTGCCCGAGGAGACAGCGCGCTACTTCGATGATTACGCCAGCATCATCCCCCGGGTGAACATCGACGACGATCAGCCCACACTGCGGGAGTCGCGCAAGCAACCGCTGATCTTCGAGAAGAGCTTCATCGTGCCGCGCCTGATGATCGACGGGGGAGAACTCAAGCCCGGCGTGTTCCTGCTGAACACGGACCTGATGGAGCGGATCCAGCTCACCGCGGGTGTGGCAGCTGCCAGGATCAACAACCTGGATCTGTTCGCCTCGGTGGAGAAGAGCTGGCAGCGCAACTGGCTGTTCCTGCAGCTCTACGTGATCAATCGTGACGAGTCACGG contains:
- a CDS encoding PD40 domain-containing protein, encoding MKGHAVILALLLSLLTLGAQAQPVPYNHPELEWRTIEMEHVDVHFHQGEEELALVVCDVMEDIWGPVTELYDYVPDTKVHIVFHDTDDYSNGGAYYYNNKIMIWATSLDFDLRGEHNWLRNVLTHEFTHIIQLGASRKFSRRMPAAYVQVMDYEEEKREDVLYGFPNVVASYPFPGTLVPLWFAEGTAQNMVQGLNYDWWDSNRDMVLRDRVSHNTLYAWHEMEAFDKNTVGGESVYNMGFNFVHWLRERFGSESLKAISNAMAKPTRVSMDRAMEEALGVPGKQLYQEWRDGLVSHYDSLLTVIRANEVNGRRISDSEAVEQGKDHGPDGSWELIGAPTGFTGAGHSHGPAGGAPFCCNFLNPDVDTPADHLGPTNNLYPRVAPDGKYVYYLSNGDAEYLGITALWRYDRQTGERKKLLGGVRGGFTIDPEGRFAVVCKRGKPDAEGSHFNDLFIYWFEEELERPLTEHQRLSQPDLSPDGRTLVAVRNSGGHTTLMTLALDSSLTDGAAYKKLRKGKRKRLPTLVPTALGELPYGTQVYQPRFAPDGQTIWVARSRYANRDLWTVDLASGQWTERLATVFDERYPSPSPDGRWLYYSQDRTGIFNVYRMDLQDGHTELLTNTIGCGFMPVASGDTLYFASYQDRGFRLQELAGFKALPEETARYFDDYASIIPRVNIDDDQPTLRESRKQPLIFEKSFIVPRLMIDGGELKPGVFLLNTDLMERIQLTAGVAAARINNLDLFASVEKSWQRNWLFLQLYVINRDESRRFDDPSVIIGENENGGPIFDQSSVDYRFNLLELDTGIRRRLNDVTTVELAGVLSRYNTHLDLGNASTFTYDYFVGRSLRASVDLEVDAGRTVDQYINPRNKTWLKLDASYNGHKFIRDFEITPAGQLDEVYDLYHFVELGADFGRLWTLPWTRRIAWGIEGEAGWLSDNGVDDFFYTYAGGLAGMRGYSYYSMGGTRRLAARGVLGFPIVERAGLRVGHLYLKRLYGRLFAGAGDAWTGSLDQVELKREVGLELRLAMDSWNVFPTALTMTSAYGLDEFPVPQLDPGAEPKLYGKEWRWYLTLLFGFDAF